ACTAAATTGTGGTGTTGTAAGACAGGTGGCAGAGTTCCTCAAGCCCCAGCTATGTCTGCTTACTGATGGATTAgacatgtgcatgtgtggggactAAACCAACAATCTGAAATGTCTTAACACTGTTTTCCTCCCTTTGCCACCTTAGGATCTATGGAGATCATAACTGCCACTTATGTTACCTTTGTCTTTTGATAAAACCTGATTAAGTTACCTCAAGCTGCAGCCTGAATGTTTGAAGAATTGTGACTgtattatttttgtgagaaagagaaatgaatgagacGCAATGCAAACAGCTTGCTTACattgttaaaaatggaaaaagaaaaaaattgaaactcGGAGTGAACAATGAAGAGGTTTAATGAAAACAGCTGCACATTTTTAGTCATAGTCTTGTACTTTGAAGGTGGATTTCTTCCTTTAGAAATAGTACTGGATTAATTGATTTTCACTTCTTGGCTCACACTCATTCCTTAAAGCTTTTTGTGCTAGGTTCTATTTCTACTACTCTATTGCCTCTACTATTATGGAATCACTTCAGTCCAGTTGCCCAACTCGACCCGTCCATAGTGTCTGGCAATTTTGATCGCTCCTTAGAACTCACACCTTTGAATTTCTTATCATGGCACATACTTCAGGCATCTCCTTCTTGTTTGATTTCCGCTTGTCTCCTTGCTAAGagcttttcctcctcctccaaactcaaaccaaaaacaacacaaaagcaaaaagcaaCAATTACAAACAAAACCAACTAGACTTGTTTGGCTGAAAACAGATGGTTTCTTCTAGATACCTCATCACTTAGTACTTCTGAACTTTTTCTCCTATATTTcctcacattttccttctttatactttttcccCATCTCCTGCAGCTCTCTTTTTTTAAGCTAGCAGTTATACTGGTACATacaactattttatttacttccattttttcACAAACAGGCTAAGAGTGTTGAGTAGAAATGCCAGCATCATACAGATAGCCAGTTGTAGGGCTGGTACTGAAAATCAAGTCTGCCTTACTTCAAAGCCaaaatgtatatttgtgtgtgtttgtgtgcgtatCCATTCTTGCactgtttttatttacaaaagtttATGAGGCTCTAACAAAATTAAGAAGGATGCATGTCAGAGCACACATCACAGTTCGGGTTAGGGATGGCAAAACAATAGTTATATGTCGGTGTGAACACATTGAATTTGCAAAGATATTTTGGAGACTGGGCTCTCCTAAAGTATTAAGATGCCACCCAGATATCATTTGGGAGCAATGTGTAAAATACTTCTATTAATAGAAATACACAGTACTAAATTATGCCTCAGGAGTTCTCAATATTCAGACAAATCTACTCCCTCTCCCATGAGCGACATCATCCCAAAGCACAACAGCTTGTAAGCCTCCAACATCTGCAAACAGACTGATTGTGTATCTTCTGTTTTCCTAGATAATTGTTGTAGATCATCACTGCCAGTTCCCCATACCTTTGTAGTCTAAAATGATTATGATCCCTGCTTTATACAAATCAGGCAACCAGAAATCTACAAATGTAAGGTACTAATACTGTATTGGATATATGTCAGAATGGAAAGAGACTTGGCATATGAGTCTGTAAAATCATGGAATCCCTCTCTGGGTTCAGGTTGGCCTGGGTATTTCCTGGCTTCCGAGTCCATGATGCTATCTCATTTGCAAAGGATCACCTATGATCTGCTCATAaccagtttgtttttatttgtcacCTGAATAGTTTCCAGTGCATTAGCtataaggaagagggaagaagggggttttataatttttaaaaagcagttttacCACTGGCTAATAAGGGAATCCATGATTTTTCATTGCATGATTTTAGTGAAAGAAAAAGCCAAGCAGATGTTGGGTTTTTAGCTTCTGTAGTAAATAACCATGTCTACAATGGAAGAAAATTGCCCTTTATAAGGCAAAGCAGACAAGCAAACATTTGCTTGAGTATCAGATAGCCTAAAATGCTTTAGCAGGAACTCTTCAGGTTAGAGGAATTGATGCCtagaagttagaaaataaatggtCAAGTATTCTTTAAGAAGTATTTTCACTTACTCCCTCATTCATAAAACAATTATGCACTGAAGTTTTGGTTGAAGGCACTACTATAGCTATacaaaaaaattccttaaaagtaCAGCTACAAGTAAACAATTATGATTTGTTAGTGCTACATAATGACATGGCAAGATTTAACATAATATGGTTTGACTAGACATAGCCCTAAGTGAGAGTGAAGCAAGCTGATAAAGGCCAAGCAAGCATAATATAGCAAATAGTGGTCCTAAAGATTCAATCTAAGGATTCACAGaggtaaaaactaagaaacaTAAGTAAGCCAGAAACCAAAGGGAAGGAGTCAGATTTAAACTAGTCAGTAGGTAAAACTCATGAAATGGATTTCCTTATGCCCATTAAACATTTAAGAACCAATGGGGCAGCCTATAATATAGTCCTCCTTAGGGCCTACAGCTTTTTTACTCTGACCCTCTTGGCTGTCcttttttcaaaactttcttcAGAAACTGAGGCCATTTGGGGAAGCAGTACGTCACCAAGTTCAGAAAGTAAAATGACCTTCTCTTCGGTAAGACTGGATATTTCAGTCCATCTCATCTCTTCCCTTGCAGACCAGGGAACATGGCCTCAGAGATCCACATGCCGGCCCCAGTGTGCCTCATTGAGAACACTGAAGGGCAACTGGTGGTTAATCAGGAAGCTTTGGAGATCCTGTCAGCCACCAAGAATCCTCTCGTGGTGGTGGCTATTGTGGGCCTCTACCGCACAGGCAAATCCTACCTGATGAACAAGCTGGCTGGGAAGAACAAGGGTGAGTGGCGCCAAAAAGCTCCGCCGAGTCCCTTCTGTCCACCTACACTGCCTGCATTGAATGTGGTGATGCAAGGACGGGAAGTTAGAGAACGCGGAGGAATATTGAAAACTGATGTTTGGGTCATAGCTGGCTAATTATGTCCCGAGAAACAAAGGCAGAGGTCTTTTCCTGACATatcacctctttttttccccttagtatTGCCTTGGGAAAAACATACTTTCCAATCTTAAGGAGTAAGAcgtcaataaaataattttttattgtttttaaaattttagtttttgggagagggagagagagagcacaaacaggggagaggggcaaaggcaggggggagagggagagggagagggagagaatcttaagcaggctccacactcagcacagagcccaatgtgggtctcaatcccacaacactgggatcatgacctgagtggaaatcaagagttgaacattcaaccaactgagacatccaggtgccccaataaaataatttctatatatgcaattataaactattaaaatgtTAGCAGCATGACATTCTTGTAAAAAGGGAAAACATCAAATTTCCAACCtatgatatttgatattttaatttttccattcctCTATTCTAATTCAGATCAATATTGGTTATAGTTTTTGACGTGTCCtcatcttgaatttcttaaaCCCAAGTTCAGTTGTCAAGAAGGTCTCCAACTGGCAGATCCCCTCCTCTATTACAACCTCTCCCCTACCCCTTGCAGGCTTCTCTATTGGATCTACAGTGCAGTCTCACACCAAAGGAATCTGGATGTGGTGTATGCCTCATCCCAAGAAGCCAGACCACACCCTAGTTCTTCTGGACACAGAGGGTCTAGGAGATGTAGAGAAGGTAAGGAACAGGAATCCCTTTTGATTCCTCCCCACCTCTGAACATTCTTTACACAGGgaggttttatgttttgttttgtttttctaaatttgtaCTTCTACTTGACGGAGtatacctttttttccttttctattatttttaatagtcaaGACTTGGAAATCtcagatgagaaaaatatatttataagccAGAATCATGACTGGGACAAGACACTAAAATATGGAGTTAGGAAGTTAACTGAAATACGGAAAAGATGATACAAATAAAACCACTGTCCTAAGTCTGATCCTGCAGAGAAGAGTGATTAGGAGTGAGCTCTGGGTCAGAGGATCTTGGATTCAAATCAGGGTTCTGGCACTTGTAGCTCTCTGACTTTGACAAGCAAAACTCCCCcaaatcttttatttcctctttggtcTTATCCAACTTAACATTTGAACAGTAGACACATGGACTTTTTTCCACTTCTATGCTGGTATTTAACAACCAGCCCactgagttggggggtggggggaagccttGACTGGTAGCACCTGCCAGTTTTCTAAATACTCCCATCATGGCTGATTCCAACAAACTGCAGGTTCAGAATAGATGTATACAGTTAGCTCCCGTGACCTAGTAAGAACTGGCTCTAGCACATAACTGAATCTTTCCCTTGAACTTCCCtagtcttttatgttttcattttgcttttgatttatcACAAAATCAAAACAGTCACCTCATTTTGTGCTTtagtttttctcatctataacaATTGGAGATAGTAGTTATAAAGCTATCTTATGGCACTGTTTTGAGTATTGGATAAGATCAGTAATATGAAttagtgtgtgttttttaaattcttttttaaaaaatatttattcattctgagagagatagcacacacaggggaggagcagagacagacgaagacagaatcccaagcggggccacactgtcaacatgaagcctgatgtggagctcgaactcatgaactgtgagatcatgatctgagccaaaatcaagagttgggacacttaactgactgagtcacccaggcattcctGAATTACTGTGCATTGTACTGTAATAACtagtcaataaaataaataactagtcaataaaatagatacatgcatgtgtgtacagGCCAAATTTGTTTTACACAATtgaaaatcttgatttttttaatgccagtataattaatgtatactgttatattagtttcaggtgttgaatcagagattcaacaattctatacattactcagtgcacATCACTATATGATGTGATCAACAATAATGtatactgttatattagtttcaggtgttgaatcagagattcaacaattctatacattactcagtgctcatcactatAAGTGTACTCTTAGTCCTCTTCAGCTatttcatccatctatccacccacccacctcccctctggtaaccttctgtttgttctctatagttaagagtctggtttttatttttgtctcttttttctttgttttatttcttaaattccacgtgagtgaaatcatatgtctttatgaaattatttaagaaattacttgtctttctctgactgacttatttcacttagcattatatcctctagatccatgttgttgcaaatggcaagaattcattctttttttacagatgagtaatGTTCTGTTGTATATAAAttccacatattctttatccattcatctatcaacacTTGAGgagcttccatattttggctactgtaaataatgtcacactaaacatggggtgcatatatcttttcaaattagtttcttttgtattatttgggtaaatacccaataataGAAtcactagatcatatggtaattctatttttaacttttttttaatatttatttgtttttgagatagagacagagagacgaagcatgagcaggggaagggcagagagagggagacacagaatttgaagctggctccaggatctgagctgtcagcacagagcccaacgtgaggctcagactcacaaaccatgagattatgactggAGCCGacgtcaaatgcttaaccaatgagccacccaggcattcctctatttttaacttaaaaaatttttttaatgtttatttatttttgagagacagagagacagagcatgagcaggggaagagcagagagagagggagacacagaatttgaagcaggctccaggctctgagctgtcagcacagagcccgacacggggcttgaactcacaaactgtgagatcatgacctgagccgaagtccgacgcttaaccaactaagtcacccaggctcccctatttttaactttttaaggaatgcccatacttttttccacaatagttgcaccagtttgcattcccatcaacagtgtacaagggttcctttttctccacatcctcaccaatacttgtttttgtgtttttgatgtaaATCTTGATTTTAAGTATTCTAGTTACTCCACAAACTTTGACTATCCATTTTTCAAATACCTAACTAGTTATAAAAGGAactgatgaattaaaaatatatggttcTGTATAAAAATTATCAATGTTAATAGAACTATTCTATTCAAAGTTCATATGTTTCTCACAATCATTTTTGTTGGTCTTGTTTAACATTTGTAGGTCAAGGGACTATTTTTAATGATTGCTCATCTGGGAATACCATGAGACAtgacttaaattttttcttctaggGTGACAAGAAGAATGATACCCAGATATTTGCACTGGCAATACTACTGAGTAGTACCTTTGTATACAATACTATGAACAAAATTGACCAGAGGGCTATGGACTTGTTGCAGTATCCTTTTGTGGTCCAAGATGGCACCAAAGCCAGAGAGAACTCTATTCACCAGTTGTGTTTGTGAGTCTTTGTGaatcaaacacaaaaatgaaaacatactaagtgTTAAGGTACAAGAAAAAGAGTCcttatatttacaaatgaaatgagGAGTTGGTTAAGACccaaaggggaaataaaagtatAGGGAGACATGGAATTAAATATGGGCTTAAAGTAGTCATATATCCATGAGTTTTCCTTAACTGCATCCCAGCTATGTGACAGAACTGTCAAATCTGCTCTGGACAGTATCCTCACCTGATCTTGATGGGGTTGAAGATACAACTAACTTTGCTAACTTCTATCCAGATTTAGTGTGGACTCTGAGAGATTTCTACCTAGACCTAGAAATAGACGGGCAACTTATCACAGCAGATGAATACCTGGAGAAATCACTGAAGCTAAAGGAAGGTAACAGGGACTTCAgttttgggaagagagagagagaattaatacAAGAAATTACCTCTCATGTATAGGCAGTTAAATTCATTGTCACCTGGCTAAACtaccaaataaatattaatttatagtgAACTAATAGACTCATCAATATTAAACTGTATTACTCCTCTGTTCTTGgagcaaattttcttttcctttccctgattAGTTACCTTTTAGCTTTTTGCCTAGGTTCTGTGAACATGTATTGAAATAAATAATCAGGTGGAAGGCACACTTAATTGAAGAGAATAAATTAACACAAATGTTAATATTATACTAAATGAATCctacttttccttccccaggcaCCGATAAAAGCCTTCAAAATTTCAATTTGCCCCGTCTATGTATAAAAGAATTCTTTCCAATAAGGAAATGCTTTATCTTTGACTCTCCTGCTCACTGGAAGAAGTTTGCCCAGCTTGAGACACTGCGTAATGATGAGCTGGATCCTGATTTTGTGCAACAAGTGGCAGCATTCTGTTCCTACATCTTCAACCGTTCCAAGACTAAGACTCTTTCAGGAGGCATCAAGGTCAATGGACCCCGTGAGTACCTTTTTTAGGTTTTTCCTTCAATTCAACATATAGAATAGGGTACTGTTAAAAGTTTCTCCTTCCATTGTCAATGTTGAAAATGCATTTCACGAAATTCCAGTGGGTACCAAAAATATTTCTAGTCCGTTTTTAGTAATGCCTCCAaagtagaacaaaatagaaacattacCCTGAAAAAAAGGTCAAGGTAAAGAAGTTCTCCCCATAAGTGGTCCACCATTGAACTAGACTAACCCACATGGGTTGGCATCATTTGTTTCACCAATAGAGCACATTATATATCACAGCCTTTGGGAGACACAAGATGAGGATATATTCTCTGTAGAAATGAAGTAAGCTCACATAAACATTAAACAGAGGCCCAGGTTGTCTAGAACCCTAAAAGAAATCGAAGCAGAATTTTAGGTCCAGTTTCTCCTACAATCTGTACGTCTCAGAAGTCTGTAAATTATTACTGCACTCTGGAAGGAAGTTGAGTGCAAACAAAAGTATGCAAAGGACAAGGGAGACAAACAGGAAAGTTCCAACAAAGGGTAGAGGAGACGTAATCTAATGTGCTTACTTTGTGCTTTTCTAGAGCAGGATAACACTCATGCCAGCTTTACATACTGAAGTGAAAAACTGAAGGTAATTCTGAAGAGAATAGAAACCTGAGGAAGAGGGAAATAAAGGGAAGAGTAAAGAGGCAAAAGGCCCATAGCCTTCTAATCAAATGAAAATGCCTAACTTTATATAACCGTTTTCTCATtccacaatgggaaaaagatgaaACGTGGATGATCACACACATCTTGAGTCTTCCCCTTTGAATACTTTCTTTTCAATCTTAAAAAGAACAATCTTGCTTCTTGGTCACATAATTTCCCAAAGGAACTTATTTGGGCCACACGAACAGTGTGCAGAATGCTAAGAAAATGCAGGCAATGTGTTGGGAAATTAACATGCACAGAATTACCCAGTGTGCCACATGCCCTCTTTCTTGCAAATAATATAAGCATCTCTTCCCCCTGTGAAGATCTGAAGAGGCTAGTGCAGACCTGTGTTAATGCCATCAGCCATGGGGATCTGCCCTACATGGAGAACTCAGTTGTGGCCTTGGCCCAGATCAAGAACTCAGCAGCAGTGAAAAAGGCCATTGCCCACTATGACCAGCAGATGGACCAGAAGGTGCAGCTGCCCACAGAAACTCTCTCTGAGCTCCTGGACCTACACGGGGCCTGTGAAAGGGAGGCCACAGAAATCTTCATGAAGAACTCTTTCAAGGATGTGAACCAAAAGTTCCAGAAGCAATTAGAGGTAAttatctttttcccccctctagtTCATGGGACTTATGAGCCATAAGAGGCAAAGTTGATTTTTATTGCTATGAAAGGCAAACAGGGGATGAATGATGAAAAGCAATCCTCACtagactgaaaaaataataattaccacTTCTGTGATCAAGTTATCACTGttattctgaaaacaaacaaacatgtgaCTACTCTGGGCCCTACAGATTCTGAAGCTTCCACATACACACAACCCACCTTACCACGTTACACCTATGTAGAGTCATCTTTTCCCTTAAAACATTTTATGCATAAGGTATTCattagctttcctttttttattaaataagcaTACAGAATTGCCAAATGGGCCTACTAAAAGATTATGTCTCCAGGTTTAATAGCACATACTATATCATTCCAGCCAGGTTTTGCATTCCCCTTACTCACTGGTAACCCCAGAAATGTTGTCAAATAGTAGGTTGCATTTAAAATTAAGGCTTGAGTCTAGAGATCTGTAGTCTAAAGACAACATCCAAAGCAGAAATAGCAAAAGAAAGAGGTTTTAGGGGATTCCATACACAAAAGCAAAGTAATTTTTCTACAGTGTATCATCTTTGGAACCTTTCTAGGTTTTGGTGGGAAGGATATAGTCTTACTTGTAGTCTTCCAGtttctagaaaaaatataaagattcttCTTGAGAACCATTTCTAGAAATGCTGAAGTGCTGCTAACAGTTTTTCCATGGCCGCTTATCCCTTTGAAGACTCTGCTAGAAGCCAGAAAGGATGACTTTTGTAACCAGAACATGGAGGCATCATGGAACCGTTGCTCAGCTTTACTTCAGGCTATATTTGGTCCTCTAGAAAATGAGGTGACGCAGGGGATTTATTCAAAGCCAGGAGGacattttctcttcattcagAAGACAGAAGAGCTGAAAGCAAGGTACTATCAGCAGCCCAGGAAAGGAATGCAGGTATTCTGAGTTTTATCTATCAATTGCAGGAAAGTGTTAAGGGgcttctttcaaaaatcaatgagGACAGGAAGGAAGTATTTACACTCTAATCATAGCTGTGGAATTAAACTGAAGTATGTCACCATACTCACCAGACTTTTATTGCAACCATGAACATTCACTGTAATGAAGGGCCTGTCTTGGTTACATGGCACAGAATCCCAATAATCGAAGCTAGCTTGAGAAAAAATGGTAATTCCTTGGCTTACTTAAACTAAAAGCAAGACATTTAAATGTCGTTGCAAGTATAGCTATGTTCAGGAGTTGAAACAGTTTCATAgatttccccccttccttctttcttttcaatctccacttcagttttttgttctgttttccttacTATTGGTTTCATTCTCAGGCAGGCTCACCCCGCATGGCAGCAGGGTGACACCAACAGTTCCAAGCATAACTAGTCTTTCGTGCCTTCAGTCTCAGGAGAGAGTATATTTGCCCAGCATCCGTACCCGCCTCTAACACATCCGCGTGTTATTTCCCCACCTGTACCCAAATTCTTTGCACCTAGTGGCCTTGGATGCTCTGATTGGCCAGCCCAGGGCTTGTACCCACCCCTGTGACAGAAGAGACTTGACTGGCAGTTTTACCAAGTATGGGGCTGAGCACTTACGTGAAGGAAAAGATCCtgggacaaaaaagaaataaaggcttgTAACATTCCTTGTCACGGTTTCCTACTTCTAACTACATGTTTTTGGGATTCCTAGGCTGAGAAAGCTCTGCAGAAATATTTGCAGTCCAGACAGTCTACAAGTGATACCATCCTACAGACAGACCTGGCTCTCACAGTGAGGCAAAAGGTGATAGAAGGTGAGACGAAAACAAAGGAGATGCAAGACAGACATTTCTACAGATTTTAACTTAATTTCGCCTGGTTCACCTGCGATCAGAAAACTGGAGCAAGAATGCCAAAGATGATTCCTAAATGTGAACAGGGCACATACAGTCAGCTGCAATATGGTTTCCTGGAAGGGAAACACAGTTCCAGGCAATAACAAGGGtgggaagcagaaggaagaggccCTTTAATCCTAGAGAGggttgtcattttcttttttcctcagagGCACGTATGAAAGCAGAGGCTGCAAGGATTGAAGCACAAAGGTTGGAAGCAATTCAAAGGTATAACCAGCAAGTGATGGAGCAAAGGCAGCGACTCCATCTGGAACAAGTGAGACAAATGGAAATGTTCCAAGAGTACCAGTTAAGACAACAGCAGAGGGTCCTGCAACTTCGATTCCAGGTATTCATCAATTATTGCATCTCAGGGTTTTCTCACATCTCCCTTCCCTGTATTGATGACAGCAGGAAGCAGTGacaaaggggaggggcagcatAGTATTATGGCTCAGGACAAGGAGTCTGGAGTTAAATATCCCAGGTATGAATCCCAGCTCCCACCTCCTAAATATATgttctgtgcctcggtttcctcttgTGGAAAACAGAGACAGTAATAATACCCACTTGATAGGGTTATTTTGATAATTAAGTGAGAACATTTGCGTTTTGAACTGTGCATGGCCCAGAATAAGCACTAATATGTGTGAAACGCCCAGGAGCTTTCTAACCCCTGATAATTagcacttgtttgtttttgttgctattggTATCTTGGTCATTGCTCTAGACAGTCTTCTTTGGTTGTGATTACCTTATTAAATTAATTCATCTTTTTGTGTCTATGCCCTGTCCTTGCCTTAATCATCACTGGTTCTGAAGGCCTTTACTTGCAGTTTGTTTCATTCAGTCCTTTACTATTATCATTGCTCACAAAGCAGTAGCTCCTATTTATTTCGCACTATACAAAGCACTTTGCATTCATGCTCTCACCTATCCTGTTCATTGCGAAGCACAAGTATTAGGTCCCTATTTCtgcaatgagaaaaatgaagttccaaagagagagaacacaatgtCAATATCGACTCAGCAAGTTACCTAAACTGCCTTCCCAGAGAGGAGGATCTGCAATGGTTTGTTTCTGCAAACCTGGTGGAAAAATCTTAGGTGAATCTTAGTGTTGTCTTCCGAGACAACACTTCCCCAGGGTGGCCCGTCGACCAGCAGGTCCCAGTTTCCCAGGCACAAGCTCCAAGACCTCTTGAGATTACAGCTCTGCACTGAAGGGCGGTATAGTCAACCTGACGCTCTTGGTTCCCTCGCTATCCTTGTACTTCTGCCCCGTAACTGTGAAGACCTAGAAAAAATTGCCTCATCAGAGACTCAGACTCCTCGCGTGATTGTAGAGATCACCTACACACCTTCCTACACACCTACACACCCTCCTCTGCAAGCTAGAGCTGACATTCCTCTCTGTATAGATGAGAATTAAAGTTGAGGTGTGACAAAGATCACCTGAGGAGGATGTATAAAATAAGGGGACAAGGAGGAGGGGGCCTCAGGGTATATTTCTTGGGACACCAATATTTCAGGGATCGGGAGATGATGTTCCTGGAACTAGAGAGAGAGGTATGGGAGAGGGATTAGACAATAGGAGACCAAGAATGAGAAATGCACATGAATGGGAAAGAATTCAGGGACTGTCTTCGGTCATATCCTATGATggattaaaataaacaaagaaaaatcaatgatttgggcttttttcccctcaagtgaTCTGGACATGAGTGTCTGCTAAACTCAATTGTTTTACTTATCACTCTTTAGGAACAGACCGTAAATCTCAATAGGGAAATCGAAGATGAACGCAGAAGACTTCACAACGAAATCCAGGATCTCCAGAGGAATATTGTCTCACAAGATGATACATGCATCTTACTTTAAAGAGCTAAACATCAGAACTTTCCTCATTCACTTtcactaaagagaaaaaagaatgagaaactaTAGAACTTGGGACAATCACCACTTAAATAAACTTCATAATTATTGTATCAAACTTTTGTACAGTTATATAGTTGCAAGGCTTGTAATTAGTAAAATGTACATTTCAATAATTCCATAGTTTAATTGATTATCGCTTCCTTAAAGAGACTGTGAATTGTGTAATAAGGGAATTTTATCAATGTCTCTATTTGGGGTGATACTGGGTTGGTTCCATCAGGGAAAACTTTGTCTTCTAACTCAAATTCATCCctccaattttccatttttgcatTGGGGGGATTAGAAGTGGCCTAAGGGGTGTTACTCACAATGAGCTAAGTCAAGTAGAATTTGGCCAAAGTCATGGGCTGAGTTGAGTATCACCCCTGCCAAGTGGTCTTATGCTGGATGTCATCAGAGGGAGGCACCAATGGTAAGGACAACTAACCTCGCTTCTTAGGGAAATAATGTATGGTTCTCAAGTGCGTGTAGGCTCTAGGGGCAATGATGTGAATCCTAGGTACAGTTAGTAAACAGTCTGCTTAGAttttaagctgaaaaaaaaaaacccacatggtAATAAAATAGGGGTACTCCAGAAGATGGAAAGAACTACCAGTATAGAAACTATGCCATAAGCTGAGGGCTAAATAagacttttctttgttcatcctCACAAAGGGCATAACTTAAATAGGACAGTTTATATCATGAGGCAATTTATATTAGACTTAATGACTGTGTATCACATGTTTATAATCCTTTAAGGCctataaataaaaggtatatgGAATGCTAGATAAGGT
The sequence above is drawn from the Neofelis nebulosa isolate mNeoNeb1 chromosome 2, mNeoNeb1.pri, whole genome shotgun sequence genome and encodes:
- the LOC131504417 gene encoding guanylate-binding protein 5-like isoform X3; its protein translation is MASEIHMPAPVCLIENTEGQLVVNQEALEILSATKNPLVVVAIVGLYRTGKSYLMNKLAGKNKGFSIGSTVQSHTKGIWMWCMPHPKKPDHTLVLLDTEGLGDVEKGDKKNDTQIFALAILLSSTFVYNTMNKIDQRAMDLLHYVTELSNLLWTVSSPDLDGVEDTTNFANFYPDLVWTLRDFYLDLEIDGQLITADEYLEKSLKLKEGTDKSLQNFNLPRLCIKEFFPIRKCFIFDSPAHWKKFAQLETLRNDELDPDFVQQVAAFCSYIFNRSKTKTLSGGIKVNGPHLKRLVQTCVNAISHGDLPYMENSVVALAQIKNSAAVKKAIAHYDQQMDQKVQLPTETLSELLDLHGACEREATEIFMKNSFKDVNQKFQKQLETLLEARKDDFCNQNMEASWNRCSALLQAIFGPLENEVTQGIYSKPGGHFLFIQKTEELKARYYQQPRKGMQAEKALQKYLQSRQSTSDTILQTDLALTVRQKVIEEARMKAEAARIEAQRLEAIQRYNQQVMEQRQRLHLEQVRQMEMFQEYQLRQQQRVLQLRFQEQTVNLNREIEDERRRLHNEIQDLQRNIVSQDDTCILL